A DNA window from Methanocorpusculum vombati contains the following coding sequences:
- a CDS encoding DUF1959 family protein, with amino-acid sequence MDLIYERNLQPMKLAILKGTRQDRAVIALAARLGISRQQMRKILINGCDMMILENLGPRLEAADEAAASDRIADALSLPHLTAATGLLSAAAGGGGPTPPPRRPP; translated from the coding sequence ATGGATCTGATCTACGAACGAAACCTTCAGCCGATGAAACTCGCCATCCTCAAAGGAACACGGCAGGATCGGGCAGTGATTGCCCTTGCCGCACGGCTCGGCATCAGTCGTCAGCAGATGCGGAAAATCCTCATCAACGGCTGCGACATGATGATTCTGGAAAACCTCGGTCCCCGGCTTGAGGCGGCGGACGAGGCAGCCGCGAGTGACCGCATTGCTGATGCCCTTTCCCTCCCGCATCTGACTGCGGCAACCGGCCTGCTGAGTGCGGCAGCGGGGGGGGGGGGGCCCACCCCCCCCCCCCGCCGCCCCCCCC
- a CDS encoding respiratory chain complex I subunit 1 family protein: MIAFLLLLITAVFSGLLLHGLHRKVIARIQSRPGPPVWQEILHTLKFSFKQTWIPRTASQVMYVAIVLIAVGIWVAALWVVWTGASLLILFALYMLHKIIEHGTGLSSGSPYTKFGAIRSVMSAAAELPLLATVAIVYLFWGTLSIGEIAALQIETHTPTILVAFPAAVSLYLIILSKAHYGPFSVIEAKELVSGYWTEHFGGWRALLNIAMGLKTVVLLSAFVLLFIGAVPWWLMIVLMIVLMVSVSFICAATPMLTPYQVVTIQTIWTVIVVLYAAAVWFVLHAGGIIL; the protein is encoded by the coding sequence ATGATTGCGTTCCTGCTTCTTCTCATCACCGCGGTCTTCTCCGGACTCCTCCTGCACGGCCTGCACCGCAAAGTAATCGCACGCATCCAGTCAAGACCGGGGCCGCCGGTCTGGCAGGAGATCCTCCACACCCTGAAGTTCTCCTTCAAACAGACCTGGATTCCCCGGACGGCAAGTCAGGTGATGTATGTTGCAATCGTTCTGATTGCGGTTGGTATCTGGGTTGCAGCGCTCTGGGTCGTCTGGACAGGGGCAAGCCTGCTGATCCTGTTTGCCCTGTATATGCTCCACAAAATCATCGAACACGGAACCGGTCTTTCATCCGGTTCCCCCTATACAAAGTTCGGTGCAATCCGGTCCGTCATGTCAGCAGCAGCAGAACTGCCGCTGCTGGCAACGGTTGCTATCGTGTACCTGTTCTGGGGCACGCTTTCCATCGGTGAAATTGCAGCACTCCAGATCGAGACGCACACGCCGACGATCCTCGTTGCCTTCCCGGCAGCGGTATCGCTGTACCTGATCATCCTCTCCAAAGCGCACTACGGCCCGTTCTCGGTGATTGAGGCCAAGGAACTTGTCTCCGGCTACTGGACCGAACACTTCGGCGGCTGGCGGGCACTGTTAAACATCGCCATGGGTCTCAAGACCGTTGTCCTGCTCTCGGCATTCGTCCTGCTCTTTATCGGGGCGGTACCGTGGTGGCTGATGATCGTTCTTATGATCGTTCTTATGGTCTCCGTCTCGTTCATCTGTGCAGCAACGCCGATGCTCACCCCCTATCAGGTGGTGACGATACAGACCATCTGGACCGTGATTGTCGTTCTTTATGCGGCGGCTGTCTGGTTTGTTCTGCATGCAGGAGGGATAATTCTATGA
- a CDS encoding EhaG family protein — MIELPLEMPVLYTAGIAVAFIAIIIAFSAILREKDDIHKMIIIDLIEITGLVVIALIATDLAEALILPGLVVGVAEIMAVSELWLAKENLQQKHAAKKLDIEVMKTAPPIIGIMLAAYGIFLTGFSGGLIAALGLLVYFLGKNVDVPFAKIENAAGYAWALWVIAFLIFMIVPSQWFLAVMLAAVGIMLKVMAKMSLVGTMRGAE, encoded by the coding sequence ATGATTGAACTACCGCTTGAAATGCCAGTACTCTACACCGCAGGCATTGCAGTCGCCTTCATCGCCATCATCATCGCATTCTCCGCAATCCTGCGCGAAAAAGACGACATCCATAAAATGATCATCATCGACCTCATCGAGATCACCGGACTCGTCGTCATCGCACTCATCGCCACCGATCTGGCCGAAGCCCTCATCCTACCGGGCCTCGTCGTCGGTGTCGCCGAGATCATGGCGGTCTCTGAACTCTGGCTCGCCAAGGAAAATCTCCAGCAGAAACACGCGGCGAAAAAACTCGACATTGAGGTCATGAAGACCGCACCGCCGATCATCGGTATCATGCTTGCCGCCTATGGTATCTTTCTCACCGGATTCTCCGGCGGTCTGATTGCAGCACTTGGTCTGCTGGTCTATTTCCTCGGCAAAAATGTGGACGTTCCGTTTGCAAAAATCGAAAATGCCGCCGGCTACGCATGGGCACTCTGGGTTATTGCATTCCTCATCTTCATGATCGTTCCGTCCCAGTGGTTCCTTGCCGTCATGCTTGCTGCGGTTGGTATCATGCTCAAAGTCATGGCAAAAATGTCCCTGGTTGGGACCATGCGGGGGGCTGAATAA
- a CDS encoding DUF2106 family protein produces the protein MTRIQRIADYLAETDNLPKVYAAVICIIAVIGLCTVPLLTYHDDQLYPKSLNPDSPLNPYDRGGIPFTEPAHIIAQYPANSPAIGYVTAYLTPASWFLANTTLYLGTTIVGHPGGILDEILYYTRGLDTIVEASIFFAAFAVASFLYRRSKQ, from the coding sequence ATGACCAGAATACAGCGGATCGCAGACTACCTCGCAGAAACCGATAACCTGCCCAAAGTCTATGCCGCAGTCATCTGCATCATCGCCGTCATCGGCCTGTGTACTGTCCCCCTCCTCACCTACCATGACGACCAGCTCTATCCGAAATCCCTCAACCCGGACAGTCCCTTAAACCCCTATGACCGGGGCGGTATCCCCTTCACCGAACCTGCGCACATCATTGCCCAGTATCCGGCAAACTCGCCTGCCATCGGTTACGTCACCGCCTACTTAACGCCTGCAAGCTGGTTCCTTGCAAACACCACTCTGTACCTTGGAACCACCATCGTGGGGCATCCCGGCGGAATCCTCGACGAAATCCTCTACTACACGCGGGGTCTTGATACCATCGTTGAAGCCAGCATCTTCTTCGCAGCCTTCGCCGTAGCCTCATTCCTGTACCGGAGGTCAAAGCAATGA
- a CDS encoding DUF2107 family protein: MIGIEFIIGCVLLLAGVAATAYPRDTTYLTRLINMEVAEFGLVFIMLAFDEMLALVTFIAVNIVTTLIFVRLIEKKEAP, from the coding sequence ATGATCGGCATTGAATTTATCATCGGCTGCGTCCTCCTCCTCGCAGGTGTTGCCGCAACCGCCTACCCGCGTGATACGACCTACCTGACGAGGCTCATCAACATGGAGGTTGCCGAGTTTGGTCTCGTCTTTATCATGCTCGCATTCGACGAGATGCTCGCCCTCGTCACCTTCATCGCTGTCAACATCGTAACAACGCTCATCTTCGTGCGGCTCATCGAGAAGAAGGAGGCACCATGA
- a CDS encoding DUF2108 domain-containing protein, translating into MTELFAVLAVLLALIGGIATVVIKNPFDKLITLGILVSGAVIFMVSRGYLDVAIVVSLMMPIGTLFILLLCRKKPEGLQ; encoded by the coding sequence ATGACCGAACTCTTCGCCGTCCTTGCCGTACTCCTTGCCCTCATCGGCGGCATCGCAACAGTCGTGATCAAAAACCCCTTCGACAAACTGATCACGCTTGGCATTCTTGTTTCAGGTGCCGTCATCTTCATGGTCAGCCGCGGCTACCTTGACGTCGCCATCGTCGTCTCCCTCATGATGCCGATTGGAACGCTCTTCATCCTTCTGCTGTGCCGCAAAAAACCGGAGGGACTGCAATGA
- a CDS encoding DUF2109 domain-containing protein: MLELVGAVCAVIAVYAALRAVLEKNTLRKLPFVNVMNFAVAGVIALILPHPLTLAAAIAYFVGATLEANAIASALARLTPCLPPSDEVTLTKPTPEDEP, from the coding sequence ATGCTTGAACTCGTTGGTGCAGTATGTGCCGTCATCGCCGTCTATGCCGCACTCCGTGCTGTTCTGGAAAAGAACACCCTGCGAAAACTTCCCTTCGTCAACGTCATGAACTTCGCCGTTGCAGGTGTCATTGCCCTCATCCTCCCGCATCCGCTGACCCTCGCTGCCGCAATCGCCTACTTCGTCGGTGCAACCCTCGAAGCAAACGCAATTGCATCAGCACTCGCACGTCTTACGCCGTGCCTCCCCCCCTCTGACGAAGTTACACTCACAAAACCAACCCCGGAGGATGAACCATGA